TCAGCAGCCTGAAGTTCCCCCACCAGCCACTGGAGCTGTCCAGCGGGGTCTGTGGAGTTGATCAAGAGCCAGAAGTTCTCACGGGAACAAAAATTCATATTGAGAGAGATGAGGCGGAGGCCTGGGCGTGGGGAAAGGGCATAGAACCCCCCAATTCTGAAACAAAGTGAACAAGATGGTCAACACTTGTTCATAATCCTATCCTGCATGTCCAGTCTTGTGCTAGGCAGAGGCACACATGAGGTCATCCCCACACTGGAGGAGTTTGCATTCTACCTGAAGTCTAAACTGCACTAATTGTAGGACTCTTATGAGAAAAGAATGGCTCAGAGAGTTGGGAGCACCAGGAGCATGGGGGAAGAGATAAAGGTGAGTTAGAGTGGGAAAAGGCCATTCTGTCAGAAGATGACCTGAGCCTAGGAAAATTGGGAAAAGTTGGGGATGTTAAAGAGGAGGGGAAATAATTTTAGAGGGCCAACATAACCAGACATGGTgtacaagtctgtaatcccactgactcaggAGACTGGGGAAGTAAgatcacaagatcaaggccagcctcagcaacttagtgtgtcCCTAAGTAataagcaacttagactctgtctcaaaataaaaaacaaaaaggactggaaatgcagctcagtggttaaatgaccctgggttcaatccctagtaaagtgaaaaaaaaaaaaaaaagtcaacatgaATCCAGGCTAGGGTGTGGAGAGGTTGtgcttctagctttttgaaagagATAAGGGTAGAAAGTGAAGGTGGAGtcagattagggaggagcagtgAAGAGCCCTGAGCAGTCAGAGATAATGCCCCAAGTTTCCTTCTCCCTTCACTCAGCCATCTTTCATTTCCCTTCTTGACTTTAAATGAACCTGAAGTACCTGAGGGTATGAAGGGCTTCAGCAGGCAGCCAGGGCTCCCAGGCCTTGGCCATTGCCTCATAGAGCCAGCGGGAAGATTGGTTGCCCTCTATGAAGGGAGGAGGAAAGCCATTGACGGGTGTGCTCTCGTGGTTGCCCACAGCAGGGTACACTGGAACTGGTCCCAAGAACTTCCTCACGAGGTCTGTGATGGTGGTCAGAGCTCGCAGCTGGTCCCGACGAGACTGTTGCCAGACATCATGGGCAGGGATGTCTCCTGTCCAGTATACCATATCAAAAGGCCCAGCAGGGCCCAGCCCACTTAACAGGCTCTCCAGGGTCCGCAGGGGCAGGTCACACTTGCTGTACTCTCCCCAGTATCCAGCACCTGGCTGGGAGGTGGGTGGCAGGCCAGAGCCCCGTCGGCAGCACAGAGGATCTGCACAGTTAGGATCTGTGCCTTCCAAATAGTCATGATCCCAATGCAGGTCAGTGAGGAAGAGGACCCGACTGACAGGGGCACCTGGGGCCGGTGGGCTGGGCGGCTTGGGGGGTGGCTTCGGCACAGCTGGCAAAGAGATGTTCCAAGATGAGAAGATATCCCAATGTCCACAGGTAGAGCCCAGGAGTAAGCCACAGGCCTCAGATGGACTCAGTACTGAGCGTGTCCACACCTCCACCATATCATCCTCAAAAAGCTGGACAGCTGACTGGCACACAGTGGGTGGTGCTATGTTCAGCATCTTGCACAGTTTGGTGGCCACTGAGCCCACCCGTGCCACATTGGGCTCTTTCTGTGATGGAAGGAACCAACAGTGAGAAGTCAGAGATGGGGCAGGGGAACCAGTTCAACCAGACCACAAACCTGTGGGCCTCTATATCCAAACTGGATCTGGGCTGGACTCAGTGCCACATGATGAAGAGACCTCAGTGCCTCCTACAGAATGCCCCTATGTCCCAGGAAGTAACAGCTATTACTTCTCCTTCAGCTCAGTGACCAGCAACATTTCAGGCCTATGCTTGACTGGCAGGCTTTCTCAGGCAATGTCTCCACTCTTTCCTTTACAAAGGTTACAATGGGGTAGCAATGGCAAGTAGGCATGGATATCCCCAAAAGGAAGCCAAGTCAGTAAAGGCATTGTAGAAGCCAGGCTAACAGAGATACATTCAGACCTGAGGGCACCTCATCAGTCCTAGCCACCACCCTCAGAACTCCCCCTTGACTGGCTCCACCACAGTTTCTTTTCAGTGCTCACCTTCAGCCCGAAGTTGATGGCGGTGAATAGGCCTTTGCAGACTGGGCAGGTGAGATTTCTCCACCCAAAGGCATCCTGGAGCCGGGGGACTATGCCATGGAATCTGATAGGATGGTCTTGAGCAGGAAGAGGGTGAGCTCTGGCAGGGACCCAGAGAACCATGGGGTCGAGCAGAACCAGCACCAGCCCCAGACTCAGGACCATCCACAGGAGTCCCAGACCGGGGGCTCCTGAGGTCCTCTTCAGTGCCTGCTTCCAGCAGAACCTGGGATGGCCCCAGCGGGTTGACACTCCGTGGCGGGGCATAGCCGGGCTTCCCACACAGGGCTTGTTCGCCCTTCAGGCCCCTACCGGCCTAGGGCCAAGCGCCCGGTGGCGCTGGGGGCACCCGATTACCCTTCGCTGTGGTCGGCTGATTGCTCAGCAGCTTGCCAAGCAGCAGCTCCACCCCTTCCTGTTCCTCCCGTGCCCAGCAGCTGATCCTGGCGGTGGCGGGTGGTCCTGTCAACGCTGCAGAGGCGGGGCGGCTGAGGCGTGCCAGGGACCGCCCCGGTCCCGCCCCCCAGTCCCCGCCCTCCACCGCCCTGACCCGAACCGCGCCGGCCACTGGGACGGGCGGACGCGCTGAGGTTAACTGGGCCACCGCCTTGTTGTCACAGCCGCAGGAGGCCGCCTGCGCTCTCGCTGATCTAGTGAGGCTGGCGGAAGCCCTTCGGAGGCTCCCAGGAACCTCCTCGCTCGAATCCACATTCAGATTCCCGAAATAGCTGTCCGGCTGACCCCGGCGTCCCACTCCCTAACGCCGAGAGGTAGGCGCGGCAGCGATCCTCCCACTGAGCGTTGCCCTAGCGAGGAGGCCCCGCCCCTCGATTTCCTACCTCCAGCTCCTGGCAGCTGCTCGGTTGAGTCACCTTCACTGAGAAACTTTGAATTACATTTGTTTCAGAATTCTCCAGATGGAAGGAACCCTAAACACACGCGGgacatatttgcttttttttttcatagatgagAAGAGTAAGGTTCAGTCAGGGATGGTGAAGTAAATAAGAAACAGGAGACCACACAGCTACCAAGGCCAGGAACGTAAACTAGACCCTGGGTCTCCCACTACCCGAGTTCTTTATGAATGCCAAACACTAATAGaggcattttaaaattactaattttcAATTCTCACAATCCTACCAAGTAATTCGAAAAAGATCATTAGTCCCATTCTACACATAGCAAGACTGAGGCACAGGGAAGTTAAGTGGCCGAGCAGCAATTAAAAACCAAATCTGTTTGACTCCTAGAAAACTTCTCCAAGATCCACAGAACTAGCAagtcctttcctccctccttccttccttcctttctttttttttctttttggcactggggattgaacccagggtaactttaccactgagctacatcactagtcattttatttcttattttgagacagggtctgtctaAGTTGTGTAGAGCctcgaacttatgatcctctggTCTCGGTCTTccaagtcaccaggattacaggctgCACCATGAGGCCTGGCAGAATTAGCAAGTCCTGTTTTTACAGGGCTGGGGCCTTTCAGGAAACTGGCTTGTGAAAAATTTCCCTTCCTTCACCCTGATTCTTGTAATCAAATCAGAAAGATTagctcagagtaacaggcataCATTTGTTAGATGGAGAGAATGGATCCTTTCAGAGAAGAAGGACAGCTGGACTTAGTGATgctcacctgcaatcccagcaactccaagtgattgcaagttcaaggccagctacagcaatttagtgaagccctgagcaacttggtgagaccctgtctcaaaatacaaaataaaaaggcaggggatatggctcagtttttaagtgcccctaggttcaattccccagtaccaaaggaaaaaaacaaacaacaacaactaaataaataaatgagagagagaaagagagagagagatggcttTATGTACACCAAGCAAACaatttaccactgaatcacaaacACAGCCCTACCctccagtttgtgtgtgtgtgtgtgtgtgagagagagagagagagagagagagagagagagagagagagagagagagagagagagagagagagacccaaagTGTCTGATCTAGGTTCACCTTTTGATATTTGACTGACAGCATAATGACATCAGTCTTTCAAGTCTCCACTGCCATGACAAGTTGGGATTTGCTCTGTGTTAATGTTAcagaaagctcagtccttgtcaccaatgccaatccaataacaaagaCAAGGGTGGGgtttttttatactgggaattgaacccaatagtacgtaactactgagccacatccccagcccttttaatttatatttgaaacagggtcttataacagtggtccactttgcTTTGAATATaatccttgctgctctgccactgcaacttatttttaaaatggacatgtttctttctcttcctctctccctgctcctccctaatctctccccctccctaatcttggggaaaacaggattacctttctttcccatcctaggcagatttatctgtccctgagtacacACCAACCATGGTGTACATAAAGccatctatctctctctctttctctctcatttatttatttatttagttgttgttgtttgtttttttcctttggtactggggaattgaacctaggggcacttaatccaGACTTTAGGGAtagtaccagaagatctcagaaatgactatctcccaaattaacaagtgaattacagcTCCAGGGAGGGAACAGGTGGTAAGTAGCCTTTgcatcacctctttaaaagcccctggTTCCTGCCAATGGACAGAATCACAGCTTCTGGAAGTCCCCTGTGTTTCGAATGCTTGGTCCTTGTACCTGATGCTAATCTAATAACAAGGACACAgtattgagaaaaaggaaaaagaaggcttattgctttgctagcagaggagaagcactggggactattgtcccagaggctgtgctTCATCAGGGTGaatagagttttgtttttgtttttttaaagattcgaaggctacattccacatgttctctaTTGGAAGTTGTATTTTGCTTGTTATTTTGGgatgagaaaccagcctctacctcagagcaaagcctgtccaagaaaaaaagcttgtccttggaaagacccacagagcattCCTAGGCAcaaacccaccctgctgagttgtttatctacaaataacaggagagatctgcggagccaagtgtccctgactcagtcaggctagatGAGGACCCATGGCAACCCTCTAgaaaccaccaatcagcatgagaccaGGAAAATACCTGGGACACCctatgaccctcccagtagtttatggtggttgataacatgttgggaaaccatgtagtttagcatgatTTCCCAACATGGTTTTGAGCCCCTCgtggctcaaaccaatcagttcaaaggaatccccctcttgtattaaccaatcacccctacccaacttgttcccaccagtgaatgtcctaatcatgttttagagttgttttatgattttctcagtgtgtgatgatttgctaggagatgctatgatgtatatGAAGTCCCTgtcttccccaaagagtgtacaaaactgctgcaaaccctgggctcggggactctcagcatcaccagtttcCGTGTGTGcgcagaggaccgagctagctcgaaataaacgcctctttgctgcttacatcaatcttggtctctaatggtcttttgggggtcccgaattcgagcataccAGGGAGATAGTCATTCCTGAGACCTTCTGATgccaaagtctgaattacttcattcctgtggTGAATGTGTGcacaaggacagataactctgcctaggatgagaaagaaaggtaatcctgtttacCTGCAAGACGGGGGAAGGGGCAAGAttaggagagggagggagagaaagagaaagaaatatgtctGTTTTAAAGTAGTGGCAGCCAGGTGccctggcacacacctgtaatcgctgcagctctggaagctgagacaggaggatctcaagttcaaagccagcctcaacaaaaagcaaggtgctaagcaattcaatgaaaccctgtctctaagtgaaatacaaaatagggttgggatgtggctcagtggtagagtgcctctgagttcaatctccagtaccaaaaaaaaaaaaaaaaaaaagtggcagagcagctatattcaaagcaaaaaGTGGACCATGGTTACACCAGAAGAATAATCTTaatcttcttcttttccttctccttcttctttttcctcctcctcctcctcctctaccttcttcttcttcttcttctttcctgctgccaaggattgaacccaggtgtgttttaccactgagatacctccccagccttttttatttttttattttgagacaatctccctaagttccttagggccttgcttaagttgctgaggtttgaCTAGAACTTGAAAcccttttgcctcagtctcctgagtcccagggattacaggtgtgtgccaatcATGCCTGGCAGACGAAATGTTCTTAAAGCTTCCTTTAGCCAACTaagaataatttctgaaaaaatgaGGACTGCCACAAATTTCCTCTTCTGGGAGGCTTCTAACTCCCAGAAgagaaatcaagaataaaattaacCGCAAATACTCTCTCCAGGGGAGTTTTATGGCcccaaagaagacagaaagaccaCTGATACTGATACTTTACTTCACAcactttcttctctcccccttATTTCTCTTAAAGACCTATTGTGTTTTCTACAGAAACCtattttcttccctcttcctccctccctttcccccctctttttccctccctctctgctaAGCCTTTCTCCCCTTTACCTTTCCCCTACTAAGTGAGACTTGTAAGCCTCTAACTTTAACCATTTAATGAGCCAGCTacttcttttgttgattccctGTGCATACAAATAAACCCCTTTCTCTTGTTAATCTATCTTTTGTCGCTCTAATTCACAAGCCTTAAGCACTGAACAGAAGAGGGTGGAGGAAAAATTTTTCCTTCCTCACAGCTACTTCTTTGTCATAACTGTATGACTAGATTTATAATGGCTCTTTGGGGATTAAAATTTTGGCAAAAGAAAATGGAGGGAGAAGGGATGTTGTGCACAAAGTACAAGGCATTTAAGTGCATGGTATATTTGTTCTGAAACGTAATATCCCCTTTCTGGTTTTGCTGCCAGTGATTTCAAGTAGTCTCATTTCTCCTTAACTGGTACTGCTCTGAATTTCTGTCCCTCATTGTGTAGAAGGACACTGATGACCCAGTGTTGCAAATTCTACCTGTTGCCCAACACCTTGGTAacatacttctttttttcccccttagtaacattttttcttcctcttcctccttctcttcctcctcctccaccactaCTGCTTCTTTTAGCAACATATTTCTTGACTACTCCCTTCTTTCCCATTTTCCTAGTCCTCTTTTACACAGTGTTCTCACAGTCTATCCTTGCTTTGATGGAACCTTTAATAATTGTATACCACATGCTCTTATTCTTCTGGGTAGGTGATCAAAAATTCTTCCTTTGATCTGGATGGCATAATTCTCTAGTAATCATATACAGATGCAGCTGGCATAGGCCTATAATTACAGCTATttaggagtttgaggcaggaggatgcaagttcaaggccagcttcagcaacttagcaagaccctatctcaaaaataaaaatatgaaaaggtgTTAGAAATACTAAAGTGCCACAAGAAATCAAACATGTACTCAGAAGTGGTTGGGCAAGGCAGACTTTACTTCTGCCAGAAGAGCATGCGACTGAACCTGGGTAGCATGCACCTGGGAAGGCAATCTACCTGCTTTTATTCCTAAGGCAGCACTAAACACTctgttctgaaaatggaccaccgaactttctatttctcacaaaggtttgaggttgtagctcagtagtagaggactcctgggttcagtcatcagcaccaactaaagaaaagaaaaattgcccTTGGGATGAATACctatggaaggaaaagaaagggatgtgaaaatcaaaagaaaattatgatgAAAGCAACATTGAAAGAgctttcaaaaatggagtcagatGGCCATTAGAGAAGCAGAAGTTATATATGTTTTCAGCAGCTGCCTAGAAATGTGAACTTTGGTGACCTCCATCCTTTTGAAGGCAGGTAACTGAAAGACCAAAACAACTGGACAATTACATTGTTCATAGAGACTCAAGATGCCTATCAAGATGGTAACTGAATTATTGTTTCATGGATGTTCcattcttttatactttttttttttttttttggtactagggattgaactctcaggggcactcaaccactgagtcacatccccagccctattttgtatttattttagagacagggactcactgagttgctaaatgccttgccattgctgaggctggctttgaactcatgatcttcctgtctcaacctcaggagccactgggattacaggtgtgcaccaccatgcctggcctgtttATACATTCTTTATCTTCTATCAGTCACACAGCCTCTATTTCTAGAACAACCTAGAACAGCGCATATAATTTCCACTTTTCGTTCCTTCTTTGGAACACTTATTCAGAGCTCTCTGAACTTGTATCTCTTGAATTGCAATTCCCAAGACCCCAAATAATGTATCTTTTTActttgttagctttttttttcctttttctttgtgtctatgtgtgtgcacacatgtatgtgtgcatgtgtgtgttacTTAGGATtcaacctaggggcactttactaagttacatctccagctccttctaatttttttactttgagatagtgttactaaagtgctgaggctagccttgaacttgtaatcttcctgcctcaacctcctgagttgctagttgctgggattactggtgtttGCCATTACACCCAgccttgtgtttttgtttgtttgttttgctaccAGAgatgaacccaggagcacttaactactgagccacatccccagccctttttattttttcttttgaagcaggatctcttgcttagttgcttatgGCTGTGCTAAATTGCTagggatggctttgaacttgctatcctcctgcctcagcctcctgagccactgagattacaggtttgtaccaccatgcctggtccaACCTTACTTTTGAAACTTATGAGTTTGGATTGATTGATAGAAGCCGAATTGGGTATAAGGACAATTGGGTAGAGGAATATATTCTGTGTGGCTGTCTCATAAAAGCCTCACTGGACCCTAGCAGAATTCTGAAGGTGAGATGACCATTCTGAGTTCTAAAATGGAGTGAGAGAGCTAGCTAGTTTCCCTTCAGAGGGGAAATCTCGAAGGGGTTGATAGCAGAGAACTTTCTTTTGAGACCACTGCAAGAAGATCCAAGTGGCAAATCATGTGTCCATCATAATCTTCCACTTGTGCCACTTGGATTCCCTTAAGTAAGCTCTCCAAGTACTTTCTCTAGCATACTAATAAGTCTCCTTTCATGgaggaaacagaaaagacagtGAAAAGAATTAGAGCTTATTGCAGTTGATCTCAGTACAGCAACAGATATTCATcatttccttcttctatccaTTCTAGATTTTCTTCACTCTTGGCTAGCATCTCTGCTGATTTCCATGGCTTGCTTACCTGATGGTGTGTCCCAGATTTTTCCCCCTGGGAGGTCTGAGCTGCTGGTATCCATGCCTTTTTCAAgtcatgtttttgttgttttgttgtgttttggcagtactgggaactgaacccaggggcgttctaacactgagtaacatccccccaaatttttatttttttatattttactttttttttttttattattttgagacagagtgggAACTTTgagcttcattaagttgctgggctggcctcaaaattctgatcttcctgcctcagcctccctagtagccaAGACTACAGGCAAGTGTTGGTTGTCCTACCTGTCTTTTTACCATCAAAATAAGGCAGGAGAATAACAGAGGGCACCCAAGTGGGCCAGTGGGATGTCAAATACATTTCCCCATGTCTCCTTTATGTAACATTTAAGCTTCCTCCTCTTGACAATCAGAATTCACTGGACAGTTAAGATGGTAATGCTTTTTCTTGCAGCTGGCTTCTTTACATAAGAAGCTCAAAGTTCCTAGGCAGCAGTCATAACCTCTTTCCCTGCTGGTCATATTCCTCCTCTAGAAACCAGGTCATCTAAGGCTGCATAACTTTAGAGTTGTAGGGGGAGGAGGCCCAGACTTCCTAAGTGAGTTCCTGGGAGTGATAATAGGAGGACTATTCCTGCCTTACCTACTTGATTTTGGACTCATACACTCTATCTGTTAGGAACACAACACAGGGTGCTGGTATAGAACATATTCTGCATGCTGTAAGATGGCACTCTGTCCACCTTAGGTGTCATTTCCATTTGTGCTTCAGCTACACATTCATCAGCCCATTCCATCAGTGTATCAGGCTGGCAGTTTATGAGTGGTCCGATATGTAATGTGACCAGTGGCTCCCATAGTCACATGCCCATTTTGTACCTCCTCTGCTAAAAAGTAGGTCTCTGGTTCAACGTGATGGAATCCCATGCTAATTGTTCAATGAGCccttggatgatgatgatgattgagTCCTAGTGGGCAGAAAACACGAAACTATTTCTGAAGTATGTCTTCATTTCTACCAGAAGAAATTGCTTCACCTTTTAGGGTAGAAGGAGCCCAATGTAGTCAACTCATCACCCAGAGGCTTGTTGTTCTTAAGGTGTGGTGCCACACCGGAAACCTGTTGTCCCATTAAAACACTTGACAGAAGCAGAAGTTACATCAGCCTTGCAAAGTGTGAGTTCATGCTATTACTCTATTCTAGAGGGGCTTCCGATGGTTACAGGAGACTTAGCTTCTATATTGGCGGGACTGTCATCTCTTGCTATCATTGAGTCCTGCTCAGTAGTGGTACTTCTACCACTCACCCTGTAGAGGACAGCCATTATGAAAGTTCTTAGGGCTATTGGATCTCCTCTCACTACATATTTtggttctgggattgaacccaggggcactttaccactgagctataggcccagtactttcttttcaattttt
This portion of the Ictidomys tridecemlineatus isolate mIctTri1 chromosome 4, mIctTri1.hap1, whole genome shotgun sequence genome encodes:
- the Smpd1 gene encoding sphingomyelin phosphodiesterase, with product MPRHGVSTRWGHPRFCWKQALKRTSGAPGLGLLWMVLSLGLVLVLLDPMVLWVPARAHPLPAQDHPIRFHGIVPRLQDAFGWRNLTCPVCKGLFTAINFGLKKEPNVARVGSVATKLCKMLNIAPPTVCQSAVQLFEDDMVEVWTRSVLSPSEACGLLLGSTCGHWDIFSSWNISLPAVPKPPPKPPSPPAPGAPVSRVLFLTDLHWDHDYLEGTDPNCADPLCCRRGSGLPPTSQPGAGYWGEYSKCDLPLRTLESLLSGLGPAGPFDMVYWTGDIPAHDVWQQSRRDQLRALTTITDLVRKFLGPVPVYPAVGNHESTPVNGFPPPFIEGNQSSRWLYEAMAKAWEPWLPAEALHTLRIGGFYALSPRPGLRLISLNMNFCSRENFWLLINSTDPAGQLQWLVGELQAAEDRGDKVHIIGHIPPGHCLKSWSWNYYRIVARYENTLAGQFFGHTHVDEFEVFYDEETLSRPLAVAFLAPSATTYISLNPGYRVYLIDGNYTGSSHVVLDHETYILNLTQANAPGAKPQWQLLYKARETYGLPNALPAAWHNLVYRMRDDMRLFQTFWFLYHKGHPPSEPCGAPCRLATLCAQLSARADSPALCRHLVPNGSLPGGQNLWPRPLFC